The Sulfurimonas sp. HSL-1716 sequence AAGCCTTAGAAAAGATGTATGCAGATACAAAAAAGAATATAAAAGCAAGAGAAGATTTTCTGGCGATCATAGAAAAATCGAAAAACGTGGTGGAAGATTCTCTCCAAAAATCTATCTCTCAACCTACTCCGTCAAAGCCAAAAAATACATCGACAGATAATAAAAAGCATCCTGCGATGCTTGTCCCTACAAAGCATAGCAATATTACTCAAGATCAACTAGTTGGCAGCCTCAAACAAGTGAGCCCAAGTGTAACTGAAGAGTACCAGATACAGATCGGCATAAACAAAGCGCTGCGCGATCGAAGCATCATCGGCAAAGACTACGGTGCAGTACAAAACGATATCTTGGCAAAAGCACATATTCTCGCAGATACCGTAGACAAACAAAACCTAGACGTTAAAAAAACTGTCGAACTCAAAGCAGAAGAGTCGAAGATAGAAAATCTCATAGTCACAGCAAAAAAGAACGGCATAGATCATAGAAAACTTGATGATGCGCTATCTAAAAACCTTAAAGAGCAGGCTCAAGCAAGGCTCGAAAAAGAGCAGGATGTAAACGATGTTTTAAAGGCACGATATGACTATGAGCAGGCGAGTATCCTCAAGACAGGATCTGCATTCGAGGGGATGAAAAAAGGGTATGACGACTATGTAAAAAACCTGCCTACAGATTTTCAAAACGGGCAAAAAGTAATGCAAGATGCTTTGTCAGGGACCACAGACGCATTCGTTCAGTTTGCAAAGACAGGAAAGCTCAGCTTCGATGATCTTGCAGACACCATCATAAGTGATATTTTAAGAATGGCGATCGAGAAGCAGATCACCGCGCCTCTGTTTGGGTCTATGTTTGGCAGCGGAGGGTTTTTAGGTACTGCCTTTGAAAACGGAGGCATCATGACAAGCAGCGGTCCAGTTCCTTTAAAAGCATACGCAAACGGAGGTATCGCAAACTCTCCGCAACTTACTCTCTTTGGGGAGGGAAGAATGCCTGAAGCATATGTACCGCTTCCTGATGGACGAAGCATTCCTGTAAGCATGAAAGGCGGCGGCGGTTCAAATGTGGTCATAAACATAGAAAACAAAAGCGGTCAATCTATAAGCGCAGATAAGATAAGTGAGATGACAAGAACCAATGCGCGCGGAGAACAGGAGAAAGTTATTTCTATCGTATTGGACGGAGTCGCACGAAACGTAAACGGCATCAGAGATGCGTTAAAGGGGATTAGATGAATACTTTCCCTTTAGTGCCTACAGGACTTAGTACGCAGCGCATCAAACCTGTAAGCAGAGCAAAATATGATGCTGGCTATGAACAGACGGCGCCAAAAAATACAAGAGCGCTTAAAAAATTCACGTTAAGCTTTGGCGCACTTACAAACGCAGAAGCGGACACGCTAGATAATTTTTTTGTAGTAAATCAGGGTGTTGCATTTGAGTTTATCCATCCGATAGAAGATATCTCGTACATAGTAAGATTTTCTGAAGACTCTATCTCTTTTGAGCAGTTCGGTAAAGATTACCAAAGTACACAAATAGTTATAGAGGAGATCTGATGCAGACATTAAGCCCTGTCGTCAAAGTCGAAAAAAACAAGCTTACAACCGACAGCGTGTTCATCATACTTTTAGAGATCACCATCCCGGGTATTGCAGAGACGATACGCATCGCCAACAACAACGAAGACGTAGTCTGGAACTCTCAGACATGGCAGAAGTTTCCTTTTACCATCGAAGAGATCAGTGAGAGCGCGAACGCCGAAACATCGCAGTTTCAGATCAAAGCCTCGAACGTCAACAACATCATCGGCGAGTACGTGCGCGCTTATGACGTCTACATCAAACAAAACGGTTTTGATCCCATAAACGTAACTTTGTCGGTAGTGAACTCAAAAGACCTTGACAATACTACCCCGGCATACAGCCACGACCTGACACTTTCAAGCCAGAATATAACGAACATGGAGGTGTCTTTTACTGTAAGCGCGAGAGATCTGTTCAGCAAACGCATACCGTTTACCCGCATGCTGCCAAACTCCTGCAGATTCAAGTTCAGGTCAGAGCTATGCGGGTACTCAGGTGCCGAGACGGTGTGCGACAAGACGCTCAAGCGATGCACACAGCTCGGCAATGCTCCGAGATACGGTGGCTTTCCGAGCATAGGAAACAAGGGGGTGTCCGTATGATGACGCGCTTTATCGGCATACCTTACAAAGACCGCGGGCGTACGTTCACGGGTGCAGACTGCTACGGCGTGCTCGTGCTTTGGTATGAGCATATACTCGGCATAAACATACCCGACGTCGCCGTGGATACTTCTGATGTTCGCGGAAGTTTTACGCAGTACCTTCACGAGATATCTTCGAGATGGGAGCGCATCGATGCTCCGGAGCCAAACTGCGCGGTAGCTATGGCGATGAATGAAGAACACCCGAAGTTGGTGACGCACTTCGGTGTGATGATCGACTATAAGACGATGCTGCACTCACACAGAGGCGCTCACTCGCACATCGTCAAAGTAGACTCTCCGCTTGTGAAAAACATCATAAAAGGATTTTACAGATGGCGTGGCTGACGGTACTAAACGATCCTTTCAATCCCCGCGACAAAGAGATCGTAAAGATCATTCACGGCAAAGCGGTATCTGAGTACCTTCCAAAAGCAAAAGACGGCATGGATATTGTCGTATCTAAAAACGGACATATCATCCAAGATACAAGCGTCATCGTAAGAGAGACGGACCATATCTCGTTTGTGGCCATCCCTGCAGGCGGAGGAGGCGGGGGAAGCGATCCTATCCGCACGGTGGCGATGATCGCTCTTGTCATAGCAGCTCCGCATCTTGCAGGTGCTTTTGCGGGAGCTACAGCCGGTTATGTAGGTGCAGGGTTTTACGGCAGCTCGTTTGCGTTCGCTGCTCTTCAGGTAGGCGTCATCGTAGGAGGTGGTCTTCTCATCAACGCTTTGATGCCTGTCGCACAGCCGTCTCTTGCCACGAACAAAAACTTAGACCAGATATCTCCTACCTATGCTTTTGACGGAGGAAGTAATGCGGCCGCGGCAGGAAGCGCACTTCCGATCATGCTCGGAGAGGCGAGGGTCACACCGCCAATCATAGCGAGTTATCTATCGCTTGATGGGGACAAGCAGCATCTAAACATGCTCTTTGCAGTAAACGACGGAGAGGTGGACTCCATCTCCGACATAGAGATAAACGGACAGCCTATCGCAAACTTCACCGATGTGACATACTCTACTACAAGCGGGACAGCGGATCAGTCAGTTATAGGAAACTTTAGAAACAGCACTACGACTGCGTCTCTTCAAAGAGGGCTCAACGATTTAAACGCGGAGACTACTTACACAACTGCTGGCAACACCGTGCAAGAGATGGAAGTAGTTGTCTCGCTGCCAAAAGGGCTTTTCAATATCAAAGACGACGGCAGCTATGCGAGCATCAGCCTTGAGTTCGAGATATTCTACCGTAAGGTAGGAGACGTAGACTGGGACTATCTGCAAGGCGGCCTTTATAATTATTATTATATAAGCGACATCGACGGATCATCGGTCATCTCAAGCACATACAAAGGACAGTATTACTACGGACCGCAATACTATGACGGATACGGATTCATAACTCCAAGGTACACTTACTCGCATAAGTCAATCATATCCGGGACGGAGGCGGTCCAAAAGATAACCACTGTGTACAAGACAACAAAACGTCTTTCGTACAAGCTTGAACAGCTTCCAAGAGCTCAGTACGAAGTCAAGGTGGTTAGGACAAGCTCTTACAGCACAAACACAAGAGTAGCAAACGATTTCGCACTCGATTACGTGAACGAGATCGTTTACGACGACTTTATCTATCCCGGAGTCGCACTTCTGGGTATAAACGCCCTCGCTACCGACCAGCTAAACGGAGGTTTCCCGACGGTTACATGTAATGTCGTCAATATCGGGACCGACAAACCAAAAGACAACCCTGCATGGGCGTGCTATGATCTCCTTGCGAGAAACGGGATACCTGAGTCGGATATCGATATGGATATGTTAACTGAGTGGGCAGCGTACTGCGATACAAAAAACATGAAAGCCGGTCTATACATAGACTCTCAGCAAGAACTTCAAGGTGCGTTAAACATGTTGTCACTGCTTGGCCGTGCTACCGTGGTGCAGATGGGCAACAAATTCACGCCTATCGTCGACAAGCCAGTAGCTATTCCGACAGAGAGCTTCTTGTTTACGTCCGGAAACATACTAGAGAGCAGTTTTGCACTTGAATACATACCGTACAACCAACGCACGAACGTAGTCGAAGTGACGTATTATGATAAGACAGACGGCTACAAAGCAAAGACGGTTCAGCTGCAAAGCAGCAGCTACGACAGCAGTGCGGACGAGATCAAGTCAAGCATAAACATGTACGGTTGCTGTGACAGACAGCAGGCTGCCGACTATGCGCAGTTTCTGCTCAACTACAACCGCTACATAACAGAGACAGTATCGTTCAACGCTTCTGTGGACTCCATAGCTTGTAATGTAGGAGATGTCATAAAAGTAGGAAAGCGCTACATGACGAACACCATGGCAGACGGCCGTATCGTCAGCGCTACAGATACAACAGTCACGCTCGACATGGAAGTAACGCTCGAAGCAGACGTGCCGTATGAACTCCAAGTACGCCTTGAAGACGACCGCATCATCATCATCGACGTTCCTGCCCTCACTGTACAGACTGTCACAGACACATTGACGGTAAACACGCTCACGGATATCCCGCAGAAGTACGACGTGTATGCTTTCGGCCGTCAGGACACCGAAGCGACCAATCTCTACAGAGTCGTAAATATCAGCAGAGCAAGTGACTTCACGCGCAAGATAAAAGCCATAGAGTACAACGCAAGCGTGTACGACGATACGGCGGTCATAAACGTGGAGGAGGTCGTGTATGTAGACAGCATCACAAACCTGCAGGCGACGGAGAACATAGTAAAAAACAACGACGGAAGCGTGGACGAACTGCTCACCCTCTCTTGGGTAGGACAGACGGCCATGCGCACGGACATCTTCGTGAACGGTACTAAGTACGGCCAGAGCGACAGCAACTATTTCGTATTTAAAAATGAACTTACATCCGGGCAGACGTACACGTTTAAAGTAGGGACCAAAGAGATAACGTACTACTTTACAGGAAAATCAAATCCTCCAGCTCAGGTGCAAAACGTGACGGCAAGCTCATCGAACGGGAAAATATATTTTACCTGGACGAAAAACACGGAAATCGACTTTTTATACTATAAGATCGAGATAAACGGACAAGTATACACGGCCGTCACAAACTCGCTGACAGTAGACAACCTCGATACAGGTCAGTACGAAGTTGATTTCTATGCCGTAGATACTTCCAAAAATACGAGTCTTGCAACCACATACACACTTGACGTCATAGACCCGTGCCTCATCTATATGATCCGCGATGCAGGGCTCATAGAAAAAGCATTTATAGACGGGATCATGACCATATATACATCTGCTTCCGAACCTGCGAGCCCGAACGCTTATGATATATGGAAGCTCAGTACGTCTGAAGTGGCCATAGGGACATTCACTTATGATGACGAGAGACTGAGCGGCTTGAGATGGAACGACACTCAAAACTTTTTATATAAATATTTCAACGGCAGTAACTGGGTCTTCTGTTCATCGCTACAGGTGGCAAGCATCAAAAAGATGCTCGGTCAGCTTGTAAGTGCCGGAGCGAACGACAACAGCGTGAGAGTATTTAGTGTAGAGCCGTACACTCCGTATGACATCGGAGATCTTTGGCTTGACGGTACGAACATCAATGAATGTACGACCGCACGCGCAAGTGGAGCTTATGTGTCTACCGACTGGGCAGCGGCGAGCAAAGAGGACATCAACATAGCGTCTCAGATAGAGAACATCAAAAAAGGAGCATAAAAAATGGCAATAACTGTAAATGATTTTAATCCTACACAGACTATAGCAGCAAATGACGTTATATCTACAACAGGGGATAAGCTTGTTTCTATTATGGGAGATATAAAGACATACCTTGAAACAGAAACCCAAAGCGCTGTAACACAGCTTGAAGACGAAGTAGCACTCATCGAGCAGGGAGTTCAAGCCAATGCAGACGCAGCAGCACAAAGCGCCGCCTATGCACAGGCATATGCACAGAGCATAAACCCTGATATCCTTGCCACTAAATCAGAACTTAATGATACAAAGGTAATGAGCAGATCGGGTGTACTTGGCAAACCTATATTCAGCCTTTCAAATTCCGAGGTATCAGCAGCTTCTCTTGTTGTGTCTTATTCAAACGGAGTTGGGACTACAGGTATGGACAACAGCGTTGAAAACGTAGGGAACATCACCTTTGCTTCTACAAACTTGGTGAGCGGCGTAAAAAATTATACTTATAAATTGTATGGAGACAATACTTTATATGGTACTAAATACGAACCGCAGTACGATCAGTTTTTTGGATTTGGATCTTGCTTCAGTCCTAAAACAAGAAAGTGGTACAAGGCAAACTTTCAGGATTCTTTCGACTCATCCGCAAGTCTCGCGAACTATACAGGTATCTTATATGGAGATTCTTACAGCGCACTATACGGAGGATCTTTAAAGCTTGATAGTAGCGGGCAGTCAAACCACTGGGTAAATTTTGCAGTAGCTACGGCCATCGGGCAACGATATAAACTGGTATTTAAATTTTATCCCGGTACCGCTGTAACAAACAAGATCAGCATAGGAGGCGGTACAGGGTATCAGTCAGATATTCTAAATCAAGGAGATTCTAACACTATACAAGGGGGGTATGAGTTTACAGCAAACAATGTATCTACGTCTGTGAGCATGTACTCTTCGACAGGAGGGGATCAATACTATACTGATTTCTACCTTGTTCCTATAAACGCTGACGGGACATTAAACATCGATAAAGCGGTCGCGTTAGATCCTCAGCCTGCATATCTGCCAATTACCGTCGATGTGGATGCAAATGGGAGCATAACAAACATCGATGATTATGATGTACCTACACTTGCAGAAGATTATATGATCGTAAACAGACTCAAAGTTCTTGGAAACAGAAAGATACTTGACATAGGAACTATATCCGTAAACAACACATACTATATAGATAATCCTTTCGGGAATGACAAGTATGAAAGCTGTGATGTCAAACTTGAAATTCAAATAGGCGGAGTTTGGGCAGAACCGGGTTGGACTATCGACTCTGGAAACAACTCAAGAGGAGCCAAAGCATTTTCGAAGGCGGACGGTATAGAGGTTCTCACTGCTTCTTATCAGCTTAAGGGTTCAACTGACAATCTGTATGGCCATGGTTTTGATAGTGATGTATCCACTGCGACATCTGCGGCCGCAAGAATAATAGTAACTTACGAAGGAGAAACTAAAAATGTCTGAACTTAGATTGAAGGTACTTGTGGCGGGTGTAGAAACTTTAGTCCCAGTATCACAGCTGACTGAAAAGTCGCCGGGAGTTTACGTTAAAAACTACAAATCTGACATGACAGTAGATACTACTGCAGAAGACGCAAGTGATCTACTTTTTGCTACCGATGCATGGAAAATAGACAGACAAACAGCCGTTGATAGTATTGAAGTAACCTATAACGGAGTTGTTTATCAAGGAGATGAGACTTCTCAAGATCGTATGAGTAGAGCTATTAATGCCCTTCCAGATACTACCACTACAGTTCCTTGGGTAGCTAAAGATAACTCAGTTAAAAATTTAACTAAAACTGACTTACAAGCTATCTTATTGGATGCAGGAACACAACAGAGTCAAATATGGAATACGGGGAGACCGACATAATGAACCGCACACCTGAACAGCAAAAAGCTTTATTTGAAAAGTTCGACGATGATATGAAAAAGAAATCAAGATGGTATAGATATCTACTTGTCAAAGATCAGACATTTAATGTAGTCTGGCTAAACGGTAGTCAAGACGAGACTATATCGAGTCACATCGGAAGACTGCAGCAGCAAGGTAAATCAAATCGGTTTTTGGATCTGGTCTGTTGCTTTTTGCAGAGATTTGAATACAACCACTGTAAGAAAAGCGAGGGGGAGTAAGGGGATGCCGCACAACAATTTTAATGATATAAATTATTTCTCTACACTTATTGCTTTTTTAGCAGGATCTTGGGGAGCTGCTTTAAATTTTTTTAGAAGAGATCATAAAGACAGATCATTTTTCAAGAAGCTTGGTTTTTTCATAATGGACATGTTCATAAATGTCGGATTGACTATGCTCGCATATATTGGACTTATCGGATATGGTCTAAATGATTTACTTGCAGTTGCAATAGCAGGGTTCGTTGGACATCAGGGCACAAGGACATTTTATCTTATGGAATTGATCATCACTGAAAAGCTTGGAGCAAAGCAGACATTCGATGAAATAAAAGAGGAGATACATAGATGACACAAATAAAAAGAGTATGGCTTGAGATTATATTATTTTTATGTTTGATGATCCTTTTCTTTTCAAATGCATATTCACATATACCGGCACCTATTCAGCTTGCTGCACTCAAAATGCTTTTGACAAATGCAGGTTTTCTGCATGCACACGTACTTAGAAAACTTGTGTGGACAGAGATAGTATGGGATGAACCATTAAAGGCAAAACATTATGTTGCAATCGCTATATATATTACTTTTCCTGTTTGCTACGCTTTCGGCGGGTGATCGATGTCGGTCGTATGTGCAAGACGTACGTCGTGAGCATTACAGAGTCTTCGGTGTAGGTTTTCCGTACTGGTATGCCATAGGACAGCTCAAACAAGAGAGCAGATGCCGAGACGTCATAAGCCGTGACGGCGTAGGCTCCCAAGGTGTCGCGCAGATCACTTACAGGGTATGGCAGAAGTATCTCGACGACAACGATGTCGTCGAGATCAAAAGCATTGAAAATCAGCTTCGTGCTCAGGCGCTCATCATGAAGCAGTGCAAGAAGCAGGCTTACTCTTCTCACTTGTGGACAGCGTACCAGGTATACAACGGCGGACCGCTTGTGAACAAAGAGATCTCACGAGCTAGAGCAGCCTTACATGTAAGAGAAGTACCGCACGACACAGCAAGAAAATACTGCAAGCGCAGGACCATCACGTTTTTAGACGGTACAAAGCTAAACGCCTGCGACATCAACTACGAGTATCCGGAGCAGATCTACAAGTATGCTCAACAGTACAAGCTGTTCTCGGACGGCAGTTATATATTTTGGTAAGGAGAGACAATGTTTAGTATTCCATCATTCCACACGATAAAACAGTATGCGGTAGATATATTTGCCGTATTGCTCGGCGGAGCGCTTGCGGTGTTATTCATCATGTATATGATAGCTCGGTCAGACTTGAAGACGGCTCAGCAGGACTACGCAAACGAGAAAGCATCGTACACGCAGGCGGTGGGTAAGGTAGATGAGCTTACGCTGCAGAACACAGAAAACTTACAGCAGATCGGCAAGCTCAAAGCGGACAATGCTTCACTGGTCGAAGCTCTCAACAAAAAATCGCACGCAGACATCAAGCGCACGCAAAAGATAACAAAAATCAAAACAAGGATAGAAGATGCTAAAAAAACAGATGACGGCCCTGTTGCTCCTGTGTTGTTCGATACTCTTTATAGGTTGCAGCAATCAGCCGGAGCCGAAGATAGTAACCGTTCATGACATCAACGTCACGACAGTAACGATCCCGGACGAGCTCTTAAAAACTCAAGAGATGCCGGTAATAAAGCTCGACGAGAACACCACGCAAAAAGACGTAGCAAATTACACGACCGACCTATGGAATACGGCAGACTCATGCATCAGTGATAAAAGGCAGATCAAGAAGTTACAGGATGAATTTTTGAAGAGGTGAGTGTACCGTTTTTGTACCTCT is a genomic window containing:
- a CDS encoding phage tail tape measure C-terminal domain-containing protein, whose translation is MGKGTVATLLFDVKSDTTKLVSGMDRAEASVKKAISNMKRNVLSLASAYVSVTTAQKVMAEGLNYNKDIENAKAGLNALTVATSQNIDSTGKMLSVTDKYRLANIENISILKDLQTINAQTPHTLTQTIAIYKTMYPSMKAAGASTKDMIDLTKMVSIAAGSAGVQFNELLAGVDGLATGTVLANSDLGRFLKSIGLSNDKLKNTSDVVGLVKSRLEQFEVPDTWSVSVSNLENSWDQLDGKITEDSFNGAKKGMNELSKLMNDMSDDDIHKLTIGIDTFGVVALDVVYGVSEAVVGLTNGFESLGARIAGAAFRVQHGFILSDSESKALEKMYADTKKNIKAREDFLAIIEKSKNVVEDSLQKSISQPTPSKPKNTSTDNKKHPAMLVPTKHSNITQDQLVGSLKQVSPSVTEEYQIQIGINKALRDRSIIGKDYGAVQNDILAKAHILADTVDKQNLDVKKTVELKAEESKIENLIVTAKKNGIDHRKLDDALSKNLKEQAQARLEKEQDVNDVLKARYDYEQASILKTGSAFEGMKKGYDDYVKNLPTDFQNGQKVMQDALSGTTDAFVQFAKTGKLSFDDLADTIISDILRMAIEKQITAPLFGSMFGSGGFLGTAFENGGIMTSSGPVPLKAYANGGIANSPQLTLFGEGRMPEAYVPLPDGRSIPVSMKGGGGSNVVINIENKSGQSISADKISEMTRTNARGEQEKVISIVLDGVARNVNGIRDALKGIR
- a CDS encoding DUF1833 family protein gives rise to the protein MQTLSPVVKVEKNKLTTDSVFIILLEITIPGIAETIRIANNNEDVVWNSQTWQKFPFTIEEISESANAETSQFQIKASNVNNIIGEYVRAYDVYIKQNGFDPINVTLSVVNSKDLDNTTPAYSHDLTLSSQNITNMEVSFTVSARDLFSKRIPFTRMLPNSCRFKFRSELCGYSGAETVCDKTLKRCTQLGNAPRYGGFPSIGNKGVSV
- a CDS encoding phage tail protein, which gives rise to MAWLTVLNDPFNPRDKEIVKIIHGKAVSEYLPKAKDGMDIVVSKNGHIIQDTSVIVRETDHISFVAIPAGGGGGGSDPIRTVAMIALVIAAPHLAGAFAGATAGYVGAGFYGSSFAFAALQVGVIVGGGLLINALMPVAQPSLATNKNLDQISPTYAFDGGSNAAAAGSALPIMLGEARVTPPIIASYLSLDGDKQHLNMLFAVNDGEVDSISDIEINGQPIANFTDVTYSTTSGTADQSVIGNFRNSTTTASLQRGLNDLNAETTYTTAGNTVQEMEVVVSLPKGLFNIKDDGSYASISLEFEIFYRKVGDVDWDYLQGGLYNYYYISDIDGSSVISSTYKGQYYYGPQYYDGYGFITPRYTYSHKSIISGTEAVQKITTVYKTTKRLSYKLEQLPRAQYEVKVVRTSSYSTNTRVANDFALDYVNEIVYDDFIYPGVALLGINALATDQLNGGFPTVTCNVVNIGTDKPKDNPAWACYDLLARNGIPESDIDMDMLTEWAAYCDTKNMKAGLYIDSQQELQGALNMLSLLGRATVVQMGNKFTPIVDKPVAIPTESFLFTSGNILESSFALEYIPYNQRTNVVEVTYYDKTDGYKAKTVQLQSSSYDSSADEIKSSINMYGCCDRQQAADYAQFLLNYNRYITETVSFNASVDSIACNVGDVIKVGKRYMTNTMADGRIVSATDTTVTLDMEVTLEADVPYELQVRLEDDRIIIIDVPALTVQTVTDTLTVNTLTDIPQKYDVYAFGRQDTEATNLYRVVNISRASDFTRKIKAIEYNASVYDDTAVINVEEVVYVDSITNLQATENIVKNNDGSVDELLTLSWVGQTAMRTDIFVNGTKYGQSDSNYFVFKNELTSGQTYTFKVGTKEITYYFTGKSNPPAQVQNVTASSSNGKIYFTWTKNTEIDFLYYKIEINGQVYTAVTNSLTVDNLDTGQYEVDFYAVDTSKNTSLATTYTLDVIDPCLIYMIRDAGLIEKAFIDGIMTIYTSASEPASPNAYDIWKLSTSEVAIGTFTYDDERLSGLRWNDTQNFLYKYFNGSNWVFCSSLQVASIKKMLGQLVSAGANDNSVRVFSVEPYTPYDIGDLWLDGTNINECTTARASGAYVSTDWAAASKEDINIASQIENIKKGA
- a CDS encoding DUF4376 domain-containing protein; its protein translation is MSELRLKVLVAGVETLVPVSQLTEKSPGVYVKNYKSDMTVDTTAEDASDLLFATDAWKIDRQTAVDSIEVTYNGVVYQGDETSQDRMSRAINALPDTTTTVPWVAKDNSVKNLTKTDLQAILLDAGTQQSQIWNTGRPT